GCAGCGACGACGCACACCTGCCTGTTTGTCCACAGCATCCAGAGCCCGAGGGAGGCACGTGTGTCTGTGCAGAGACTGGAGCCCAAGCGACGTGCTGTTTGGGCTACACACAGATGCCGTGACAGAGCCACCGCTGCCTCCTGCCCTGAGCGGGGAGATGTGTTTCCAGAGCTACCCTTTGGGAAGGAAGCCTCAGGCGGGCTGGGGACACCTGAGAGCCGCCCAGACGCCTCGGCCTCCGCAGCTCGGGAGCTCGCGAGCGCGGGGCTGCCCACGGGGGCAGCTGTGTGCGCTAGACTTTCCTTAACCCAAGGAGGAGGTGCTGCTCTAACCATCGGGAAGATGGGTTCCTGCGGCGGGTGGGGGGCAGCGTGAGGCGGCGTCCCAGGCGCCACTGGCGTGGATTCTGCTCAGGCCGCCTCCCGCGCGCTCGCGGGCACGCCAGCCCCTTACCGGCTGCGAGGGCTGGACCCGTGTCCTGCCGCGGGACGGCTGTGCGCGGCGCCGGGTTGTCGGGCAGGCGGAGACCCGCAGCGGCTGGGCAGAGGATGGGTCTGGGGTGGAGGCCTGTCCCGAGTCCACGGAGAGGAACCGGCCGGCCCTGGAACACGGGCTTTGACATCTGTGATCAGCTTAGTGCCCAGAAACACTCTGCACGTTCCGAGTTGTCTGCAGACGCGACTCCCCAGGTGACTCTTGCctctggagggaggagaggagcccAGGGCGGGGGTCggcctcctgcctgccttcccccagccctcGGGCCTGTTTCCTGGTGGCGGACTGGGGGCCTGGCCGGGCAGCTTCGGATCcccaagttttaaaaactttctagACGGCAGCGATTCACATCCTCGCAGTGACCCCGAACTCCTGTGCCCCGTCACTTCCTGGGTGATCGTGCGGTGAGGTGCCAGGCCTCAAGACGAAGCTGCCCGCAGAGGCCACCGCCatcccgggggggggggggggggcccgtGCCAGGGGCCGTGTCGGCTGGGAGCGCTGGCCTGAGCCCCTCTGTGTGGGTGGGCAGGGTCTCCCAGGTCCAGCCGTGACCAACGTGCCTGCCGTGGCAGTGCTGGCCCTTCTCACGGCCACCTGTGCCGTGAGACAGGCCGTGTGTCTATGGAGGGGTGCCCCTAACCGGCCTGCTGCGCTGGACACAGGACAGATAGCGGCAGGGCGGTGGGGTTTCCGGGAAGCATTCCCCGGGGGCTGCCATGGGCTTTCCCCGGGACCGAAACCAGGACCACAGGGTCCAGAGGGTTACACGCCGGGCTGTGGCCATGTCCATGCAAAGGGACACACTGCCAAGGGCCTACTGTGACAGCAGGAGGCCTCCCCTCTGGCGTCTCAGAGAAACCAAACCCCGCAGATGCTACCGGCCTCGGGCCCTCCCCTGGCCTGGTCCTGCCCTGCGGTTTCTGCACTCCTGAGCGGGGAGGACAGGGAAGGCCGCTCACGGAGGCTCCAGGGAGGCCAGAGGAACCACCGCGGCCAGAATAGCAAGGAGAGAGCCGGCGGGCTACGCGCAGCCTCTAGCCCAGGGCCCCCGGGGTCTTCCCGGCTCGGGGCGGGGACACAGGGGCCGCGGGGACGGAGTCACGGAGACGGGATATTCTGAGTGTTCCCTGAGCCGTTCTGAGAATAAACATGCATCACTGTTTCCTATCTCTTCTCAGAGAAGCGAAATGAACTGCCCTTAGTTTCCATTATTAAAATCTCGTGACGTCACACTTCGAGTCACTTTGGTCGACAGAGGCGGCTTCTTCCCTTGCACGGCAGCCCTCCGCTCGGCGCCCGCCCTCAGCGCAGACCTGGCGGTCGGTTTGTGCGTCTGCGCGCGTGTCTTCCCTTGCACGGCAGCCCTCCGCTCGGCGCCCGCCCTCAGCGCAGACCTGGCGGTCGGTTTGTGCGTCTgagcgcgtgtgcgtgcgtgcgtggtGCGTGCGTGGTGTGTGCGTGCGTGGGTGCGTTTGTGCGTGCCTGGGCGCGCAAGCGTGCACTGTGAGCCCCGCCTCCCACACCTCCATGGTGCTCCCCGGGCCCCGCGGCGCCCCGTCCCGGGCTCCCTGTGCTTCATCGGTGCTGCTGGTTGGTGCCTTGGCGCTTGCGGGTCAGCACCGCCCCGACAGGGCCCGCCCCCTTTGCTGCAAACCAGTGGCCGGTGTGGTCTGGCCCCGGGGAGACACTTTGGAAAGGGCCATCTGCCCACTTCCTAGTGGGGACGAGGCAGGTGTGTTAGGAAAGGTGAGTCGGGGCCAAAGCTGCGGTGGAGGGGAGTGCGGGGCCGGGCGGGAGGGAGGCCTGGAGCCTCCGCGGCCGCCCAGCCCCGGGTCCGAGTTCTGCCTGCAAGCACAGGAATGTAACGAAGTGTGAGGCGGCGGGGGGACCGGGCGACGGGAGAAGGCCCCGCCGGCTACTTGCCCCCCTGCACCTTCTGGTCGTAGGTGCCCGCATGCTTGTAGCCCGGCACGTAGCCCGACTCGTCCACCAGGTCCACGCGGCCCGCCCTGCCCTTGCCCCTGCCCGACGGGTCAAAGCGCTCTTTGTGGGAGCCCGTGAACTTGCTGGTGTCCGTGAGCCGCGACACGGTGGGCGAGGAGATGGCTTTCTGCAAGAGAGCGGGGAACGAGGTTAGGGAAGCCGCCAGGGCCAGTCCAGCCCAGGGGCCCAGACTGCGGACGGGGGCCGCCGGCGCCCGGGAGCCACGCTTCTGCCTCCTTCCCGAGACCCGCCCGCCGCACTCACCGTCACCCCCGAGATGATGGGGGCCTTGCCCTCGATGAGCCTGTGCACCTCTCGGACGGCCTCCTCACCGCTCTTGTCTTTGAATCTCTTCTTGGCCAGCTCCTCCAGTGCTTCCTTGAACTGCTCGAATGAGATGGTCCTGCAGGACTTGCCCCTGCAGGGAGAGGGAGCTCAGGGGGCGCCCACCGGGC
The Physeter macrocephalus isolate SW-GA chromosome 8, ASM283717v5, whole genome shotgun sequence genome window above contains:
- the TPPP gene encoding tubulin polymerization-promoting protein isoform X1, which translates into the protein MADSRPKPPKPANKTPPKSPGDPAKDKAAKRLSLESEGASEGAAAAGPELSALEEAFRRFAVHGDTRATGKEMHGKNWSKLCRDCQVIDGRNVTVTDVDIVFSKIKGKSCRTISFEQFKEALEELAKKRFKDKSGEEAVREVHRLIEGKAPIISGVTKAISSPTVSRLTDTSKFTGSHKERFDPSGRGKGRAGRVDLVDESGYVPGYKHAGTYDQKVQGGK